In the Arachis ipaensis cultivar K30076 chromosome B10, Araip1.1, whole genome shotgun sequence genome, one interval contains:
- the LOC107622163 gene encoding uncharacterized protein LOC107622163, with protein MGLHKVLNLCMVLCLVCSSLLCSITKCDGGGGSDHFSLKFLKAPHAFSHLSSAAFSFEVVDSGNGGTCSSNCSLSCKVDDGIASDCKNGERVTYSSLKDGNHTFEVCNNNNGNQGLGCATYNWAIDTVPPTAYITTSTNFTSSLNVTVNISFSEPCMGGGGFGCKSVNACNLLVYGAGQVIPSSLTTLKPNLMYSLLVSLNSTAQFGRAILVMDRDFCKDMAGNSFIRKQNSSVFVHFDRRKVYVNLRTHIPEKLLQLNSETRTVQATNDNDKLKVYLYFSAPVLNSSSEIMKSLSISQGSLLPINEESLGNRRFGYSVGNISHTAIISVDFNSESIISREMTQFSPTSPVTFLYDSKRPAVMLSTYSMRTKEHNLQILVEFAKPVFGFNTSCISVSGGLVKSFHEFRRSTYIVELQADNDLVYVSVPENATRDVAGNQNLPSNVLQIRHYTMPVISSVVSAFTTASFIATALVAGLLTISTASLQSVGTFTKSSFLIVDPARNLFRILCHIQVFALSRWLTAKLPVEFYEFARHIRWTVPYFTVPWEPGQLNLFTIASGPYGSSDSSFTKASKPIHQSFNLSIAASSVYGSPLTSLEYQQFFESENVRPEAEYILDSEDYSGWIDFYRSMFWLAVICGGLLVLHALLLMILKYGKRNSDKPRAYGALIFPRFEIFLVVLALPAICKASSDLISGGGPSAMAVGILLLVCVSIVLLFLFLFLSIGITFGKLLQYKEVHQEGEEFHWYQELIRVTLGPGKRGQWSWKDQPKSLNLIIFGPLFEDLRGPPKYMLSQITGGRFPSLGDRIIASDDETEDAEAPFIQKLFGILRIYYVFLETIRRVTLGIMAGAFVLNGSSKTPIIVILSMTSFQLFFMLLKKPFIKKKVQLVEIISLSCEFAFFVTCFVLLKMDISLGIEKKLGIFMIMLFLVEYCAQLANEWCALYRQTRFLDPQEKSFFKGLKIASIGFLLYFMPQKGIKILEKELPQNGHENRGTGGNVFGEGDRYRSSDSMSSGTPDRPWLKQLREFAKSSFGRERSGAMNDPSTSGTSRWSGFWGTKKSGSSSDFKSKPSSLYQDLEAIFASK; from the exons ATGGGTTTGCATAAAGTGTTGAACTTGTGTATGGTACTATGTTTGGTTTGTTCATCACTACTGTGTTCAATAACCAAatgtgatggtggtggtggttcaGATCATTTCTCTTTGAAGTTCTTGAAGGCACCTCATGCATTCTCTCATTTGAGCTCAGCAGCATTTTCATTTGAAGTTGTTGATTCTGGTAATGGTGGAACATGTTCATCAAACTGCAGCCTCAGTTGCAAG GTGGATGATGGGATTGCATCAGATTGTAAAAATGGAGAAAGAGTTACATACTCAAGCTTGAAGGATGGAAATCATACATTTGAAGTGTGCAACAATAATAATGGGAATCAAGGACTTGGATGTGCTACTTATAATTGGGCTATTG atACAGTTCCTCCAACTGCATATATTACAACTTCAACAAATTTCACAAGTTCTTTAAATGTAACAGTGAATATATCTTTCAGTGAACCTTGTATGGGTGGAGGAGGTTTTGGATGCAAGTCTGTGAATGCTTGCAAT CTTCTTGTCTATGGTGCTGGCCAGGTTATACCATCTTCCCTTACAACTTTGAAACCAAACCTCATGTACTCTCTTCTTGTTAGTTTGAACTCGACTGCGCAATTCGGCCGCGCAATCCTTGTAATGGACAGAGATTTCTGCAAAGACATGGCTGGTAACAGCTTTATAAGAAAGCAAAATTCAAGTGTCTTTGTACATTTTG ATAGAAGAAAGGTTTATGTGAACCTCAGGACTCATATACCAGAGAAGCTACTTCAACTTAACAGTGAAACAAGAACAGTTCAAGCAACTAATGACAATGACAAACTAAAAGTATATTTGTACTTCTCAGCACCAGTTCTTAATTCATCTTCAGAAATCATGAAATCTCTCAGCATTAGTCAGGGTTCACTTCTTCCAATCAATGAAGAGAGTCTTGGAAACAGAAGATTCGGATACTCG GTTGGTAATATCTCCCATACTGCAATTATCTCGGTCGATTTCAATTCGGAGTCTATAATAAGCAGAGAAATGACTCAATTTTCTCCAACTTCACCAGTTACTTTCCTTTATG ATTCTAAGAGGCCTGCTGTGATGTTGAGTACATATAGCATGAGGACCAAAGAACATAATCTCCAAATATTAGTTGAATTTGCAAAGCCTGTGTTTGGTTTCAACACTTCTTGTATATCAGTTTCTGGAGGCCTTGTAAAAAG CTTCCATGAATTTAGAAGGAGCACATACATTGTTGAGTTACAAGCAGATAATGATTTAGTATATGTCAGTGTTCCTGAGAATGCGACTCGTGATGTAGCAGGAAATCAAAATCTACCTTCCAATGTTCTACAAATTAGGCACT ACACTATGCCTGTGATTTCATCAGTGGTTTCTGCATTTACAACTGCTTCTTTCATCGCGACTGCACTTGTGGCAGGGCTGCTTACTATCTCAACAGCAAGCCTTCAATCTGTTGGTACATTTACCAAGTCATCTTTCTTGATCGTTGATCCGGCGAGGAATCTCTTT AGAATTTTGTGTCATATTCAAGTCTTTGCACTATCAAGATGGTTAACAGCCAAGTTACCGGTCGAGTTCTATGAATTCGCGAGGCATATCCGATGGACTGTACCTTATTTTACAGTGCCATGGGAACCTGGACAACTGAACCTATTCACTATAGCCTCTGGTCCTTATGGAAGCTCTGATTCATCATTCACCAAAGCTTCAAAACCAATTCACCAAAGCTTTAATTTGAGCATTGCAGCTTCATCAGTGTATGGATCACCACTTACTTCTTTAGAGTACCAGCAATTTTTTGAG AGCGAAAACGTGAGGCCGGAAGCCGAATATATTTTGGATTCAGAGGATTACAGTGG atGGATAGATTTTTATAGAAGCATGTTTTGGTTAGCTGTGATCTGTGGTGGTTTGCTGGTTCTGCATGCTCTTCTCCTCATGATCCTGAAATATGGGAAGAGAAACTCTGATAAGCCAAGGGCATATGGAGCACTTATATTTCCAAGATTTGAGATATTCCTTGTAGTTCTTGCACTACCTGCTATTTGCAAGGCCTCTTCTGATCTTATTAGTG GGGGAGGTCCTTCAGCTATGGCAGTTGGCATTCTACTATTGGTTTGTGTGTCTATTGTGCTTCTATTTTTGTTCCTATTCCTCTCAATTGGTATCACATTTGGGAAACTACTTCAATACAAGGAAGTTCATCAAGAAGGTGAGGAATTTCATTGGTATCAAGAGCTTATTAGGGTAACTCTTGGTCCAGGTAAAAGAGGCCAATGGAGTTGGAAGGACCAACCAAAATCTCTTAATCTAATCATCTTTGGACCACTCTTTGAGGACCTAAGAGGCCCTCCAAAGTACATGCTTTCCCAAATAACCGGCGGACGCTTTCCAAGCCTAGGCGACCGGATCATTGCCTCGGACGACGAAACAGAAGACGCCGAGGCGCCTTTCATCCAAAAGCTCTTTGGGATTCTCAGGATTTACTATGTGTTTCTTGAAACCATAAGGAGGGTCACCCTTGGAATAATGGCAGGTGCATTTGTGCTAAATGGAAGTTCCAAGACACCAATTATTGTTATTCTTTCAATGACATCATTTCAGCTATTCTTTATGCTGCTAAAGAAGCCATTCATAAAGAAAAAGGTTCAGCTAGTTGAGATAATCTCACTCTCATGTGAGTTTGCATTCTTTGTTACTTGCTTTGTGCTCTTGAAGATGGATATCTCATTGGGAATTGAGAAAAAGCTTGGGATCTTCATGATTATGTTGTTCCTAGTGGAGTATTGTGCTCAACTTGCAAATGAATGGTGTGCATTATATAGACAAACAAGGTTTCTTGACCCTCAAGAAAAGTCATTCTTCAAAGGATTGAAGATTGCTTCAATTGGTTTTCTTTTGTACTTCATGCCTCAAAAGGGCATCAAGATTTTGGAGAAGGAGTTGCCACAAAATGGACACGAAAATCGAGGAACCGGCGGCAACGTTTTCGGAGAGGGAGACAGATATAGAAGCTCTGATAGCATGAGTTCAGGTACACCTGATAGACCATGGCTTAAACAGTTGAGGGAATTTGCAAAATCTAGTTTTGGTAGAGAAAGAAGTGGAGCAATGAATGATCCTTCCACTAGTGGTACTAGTAGGTGGAGTGGTTTTTGGGGAACCAAAAAGAGTGGTAGTTCATCTGATTTCAAGTCAAAACCTAGTTCATTGTACCAAGATTTGGAAGCCATTTTTGCATCCAAGTGA